In Brassica rapa cultivar Chiifu-401-42 chromosome A06, CAAS_Brap_v3.01, whole genome shotgun sequence, a single window of DNA contains:
- the LOC103871724 gene encoding uncharacterized protein LOC103871724 produces the protein MNLPSSTATSTSESPDTAAGAISPETCGGCKRQDSWVIHSARLRGILRFYCTHCLLRNHPASFCPTCFAFYDSSPPHQSRRVSCNDCNSVTHIHCAGDAKSPPYRCPPCRDPDGFSFFRPTVDENGARCMDKALSEAFLCAAKIAASSMSKAVTFFRSEAERKGKDAAVAKKRAREALEDVLKLDEKAKLAVSKPSENRDQKPKQSPASNGGLKQVESSATATAQVKKPSSSVVQVKQEK, from the coding sequence ATGAACCTCCCCTCCTCCACGGCGACCTCAACTTCGGAGTCGCCTGATACGGCGGCGGGGGCGATTTCCCCGGAGACGTGCGGCGGTTGCAAACGCCAAGACTCCTGGGTCATACACTCGGCTCGTCTCCGCGGCATCCTCCGCTTCTACTGCACGCACTGCCTCCTCCGCAACCACCCGGCGTCGTTTTGCCCCACCTGCTTCGCCTTCTACGACTCCTCCCCGCCGCACCAGTCCCGCCGCGTCTCCTGCAACGATTGCAACTCCGTCACTCACATCCACTGCGCGGGAGACGCCAAGTCCCCTCCTTACCGCTGTCCTCCGTGCCGCGACCCCGACGGCTTCTCCTTCTTCCGCCCCACCGTCGACGAAAACGGCGCTCGGTGCATGGATAAAGCCCTCTCGGAGGCCTTCCTGTGCGCCGCGAAGATCGCGGCCTCGTCGATGAGCAAGGCCGTTACTTTCTTCAGAAGCGAAGCTGAGCGGAAAGGGAAAGATGCCGCCGTGGCGAAGAAGAGAGCGCGGGAGGCTCTTGAGGACGTGCTTAAGCTCGACGAGAAGGCTAAGTTGGCCGTTTCGAAGCCCTCCGAGAATAGAGATCAGAAACCGAAACAGAGTCCTGCTTCGAATGGTGGTTTGAAACAGGTTGAGAGCTCTGCCACAGCCACCGCCCAAGTCAAGAAACCGAGTTCGTCTGTAGTGCAAGTTAAGCAAGAGAAGTGA
- the LOC103871723 gene encoding cinnamoyl-CoA reductase 1 isoform X1 codes for MNCGGKVVCVTGASGYIASWIVKLLLLRGYTVRATVRNPTDKAKTEHLLALEGAKERLQLFKADLLEECSFEQAIQGCDAVFHTASPVKYIVTDPQTELIDPAVKGTINVLNTCKKTSSVKRVILTSSTAAVLVRPLEPNDVVDETFFSDPSVCTELKLWYPLSKTLAENAAWQFTKDNGMDMVVIIPGFVIGPLLQPTLNFSDGFIVDMINGKNPFNCINYRFVDVRDVALAHVKALEIPSANGRYLIDGPSMMTIYEIRETMRELFPDLCIADMNGESEMKDIMTKEIIYEVCVEKVKNLGIEFTPLKSSLTDTIISLKDKCLL; via the exons ATGAACTGTGGAGGAAAAGTGGTATGCGTCACCGGAGCTTCCGGTTACATAGCTTCTTGGATTGTTAAGCTTTTGCTCCTCCGTGGCTACACCGTCAGGGCTACCGTTAGAAACCCAA CGGACAAGGCGAAAACAGAACATCTTCTTGCTCTTGAGGGTGCAAAAGAAAGACTTCAACTGTTCAAAGCAGATCTTTTGGAAGAATGTTCCTTCGAGCAAGCTATCCAAGGTTGTGACGCTGTCTTCCATACGGCTTCTCCCGTTAAGTACATCGTCACGGATCCTCAG ACGGAGCTAATAGATCCAGCCGTAAAGGGCACTATTAACGTACTTAATACATGCAAGAAAACTTCATCCGTAAAAAGAGTCATTTTAACATCGTCCACGGCTGCGGTTCTTGTTCGTCCTTTGGAGCCAAACGACGTGGTGGACGAGACTTTCTTCTCTGATCCAAGTGTCTGCACCGAATTAAAG TTATGGTATCCACTCTCCAAAACTTTGGCAGAGAATGCAGCTTGGCAATTTACCAAAGACAATGGAATGGACATGGTCGTGATAATTCCAGGATTTGTAATCGGGCCACTTTTGCAACCAACCCTTAATTTTTCGGATGGATTCATTGTGGATATGATAAATGGTAAAAACCCTTTCAACTGTATAAACTACAGGTTCGTGGACGTGAGAGATGTTGCCTTGGCTCATGTCAAAGCGTTGGAGATTCCTTCGGCCAATGGCAGATACCTCATTGATGGCCCAAGCATGATGACAATATACGAAATTAGAGAGACTATGCGTGAATTATTTCCAGATTTGTGTATTGCTGATAT GAATGGAGAAAGTGAGATGAAAGACATCATGACGAAAGAAATTATTTACGAAGTGTGTGTGGAGAAAGTGAAGAATTTGGGAATTGAGTTCACTCCTCTCAAGTCCAGCCTTACAGATACTATCATTAGTCTCAAAGACAAATGTCTCTTATGA
- the LOC103871723 gene encoding tetraketide alpha-pyrone reductase 1 isoform X2 → MNCGGKVVCVTGASGYIASWIVKLLLLRGYTVRATVRNPTDKAKTEHLLALEGAKERLQLFKADLLEECSFEQAIQGCDAVFHTASPVKYIVTDPQTELIDPAVKGTINVLNTCKKTSSVKRVILTSSTAAVLVRPLEPNDVVDETFFSDPSVCTELKLWYPLSKTLAENAAWQFTKDNGMDMVVIIPGFVIGPLLQPTLNFSDGFIVDMINGKNPFNCINYRFVDVRDVALAHVKALEIPSANGRYLIDGPSMMTIYEIRETMRELFPDLCIADISFDFVLGMEKVR, encoded by the exons ATGAACTGTGGAGGAAAAGTGGTATGCGTCACCGGAGCTTCCGGTTACATAGCTTCTTGGATTGTTAAGCTTTTGCTCCTCCGTGGCTACACCGTCAGGGCTACCGTTAGAAACCCAA CGGACAAGGCGAAAACAGAACATCTTCTTGCTCTTGAGGGTGCAAAAGAAAGACTTCAACTGTTCAAAGCAGATCTTTTGGAAGAATGTTCCTTCGAGCAAGCTATCCAAGGTTGTGACGCTGTCTTCCATACGGCTTCTCCCGTTAAGTACATCGTCACGGATCCTCAG ACGGAGCTAATAGATCCAGCCGTAAAGGGCACTATTAACGTACTTAATACATGCAAGAAAACTTCATCCGTAAAAAGAGTCATTTTAACATCGTCCACGGCTGCGGTTCTTGTTCGTCCTTTGGAGCCAAACGACGTGGTGGACGAGACTTTCTTCTCTGATCCAAGTGTCTGCACCGAATTAAAG TTATGGTATCCACTCTCCAAAACTTTGGCAGAGAATGCAGCTTGGCAATTTACCAAAGACAATGGAATGGACATGGTCGTGATAATTCCAGGATTTGTAATCGGGCCACTTTTGCAACCAACCCTTAATTTTTCGGATGGATTCATTGTGGATATGATAAATGGTAAAAACCCTTTCAACTGTATAAACTACAGGTTCGTGGACGTGAGAGATGTTGCCTTGGCTCATGTCAAAGCGTTGGAGATTCCTTCGGCCAATGGCAGATACCTCATTGATGGCCCAAGCATGATGACAATATACGAAATTAGAGAGACTATGCGTGAATTATTTCCAGATTTGTGTATTGCTGATAT ATCATTTGACTTTGTTTTAGGAATGGAGAAAGTGAGATGA
- the LOC103871725 gene encoding transcription factor PIF3 isoform X2, with amino-acid sequence MLRGSRFLSSPPASTSSVYRTPLFSQVSVCKGTTMPLFELFRLANANVEYAQDENTSPPVDEVVELVWENGQISTQSQSSRSRNIPPPQSIHQARAREIGTGPKATMVDEIPMSVPSLMTGLSQDDDLVPWLNPHHQSLDGYCSDLLHDVSPVTVNEQESDAFPRRNNGDESAPAASSSQFNGFDSHSLYGTGRAKDPVTQRQEPLVTSNKPGLLNFSHFLRTAALAKTNNVSKEKSPQSPPNVFQTRVLGAKDKVLNEPKDNNQKTCLVSEDSNRKEQESEKAVVCSSVGSGNSLDGPSESPLKRKRLDVQDIECHSEDVEGESGDGRKETAPSRTGIGSKRSRSAEVHNLSERRRRDRINEKMRALQELIPNCNKVDKASMLDEAIEYLKSLQLQVQFMSMASGYYMPPVMFPPGMGHHYQAAAMAMGMGMPYAMGLPDMSRGGPSVNNGPQFQVPGMQQPVAMAIPRVSAGGFFGSSTAEMNKSDDGSTRDLSGGTKDQTTTKDNNSLRPIKRKQASSDQFCGSL; translated from the exons ATGCTTCGAGGATCTCGTTTTCTCTCGTCGCCGCCAGCTTCGACTTCTTCAGTTTACCGTACCCCTCTGTTTTCACAG GTCTCTGTCTGTAAGGGAACCACCATGCCTCTGTTTGAGCTTTTCCGGCTCGCCAACGCTAATGTTGAATATGCTCAAGACGAGAACACTTCTCC ACCCGTGGATGAAGTTGTTGAGCTGGTTTGGGAAAACGGTCAGATCTCAACTCAAAGCCAGTCGAGCAGATCAAGAAACATCCCACCACCACAATCTATTCATCAAGCAAGAGCTAGAGAGATCGGAACTGGCCCCAAGGCCACGATGGTGGACGAGATCCCAATGTCAGTACCCTCACTAATGACCGGTTTGAGCCAAGACGATGACTTGGTTCCGTGGCTGAATCCTCATCATCAATCCCTTGATGGATATTGCTCTGATCTCTTGCATGATGTTTCTCCCGTTACCGTCAACGAGCAAGAGAGCGATGCTTTCCCGAGAAGAAACAATGGCGATGAATCAGCTCCGGCTGCTTCTTCATCTCAGTTCAACGGTTTTGATTCACATTCTCTGTATGGAACCGGTAGAGCTAAAGATCCTGTTACTCAGAGACAGGAACCGTTAGTAACTAGTAACAAGCCTGGTTTGCTCAACTTTTCGCATTTCTTACGCACGGCAGCTTTGGCTAAGACTAATAATGTCTCTAAAGAGAAGAGTCCTCAAAGCCCGCCGAATGTGTTTCAGACCAGAGTTCTTGGAGCTAAAGACAAGGTTCTCAACGAGCCTAAGGATAATAACCAAAAGACTTGCTTAGTTTCAGAAGACTCAAATAGAAAAGAGCAAGAGAGTGAAAAGGCTGTTGTGTGTTCTTCTGTTGGGTCTGGTAATAGTCTCGATGGACCTTCTGAAAGTCCTTTAAAAAGAAAGCGTTTGGATGTTCAGGACATTGAGTGTCATAGTGAA GATGTTGAGGGAGAATCAGGAGATGGAAGAAAAGAAACAGCTCCATCTCGAACAGGCATTGGTTCAAAGAGAAGCCGCTCGGCTGAAGTGCATAATCTGTCTGAAAGG AGACGGCGTGATAGGATTAACGAGAAGATGCGTGCTCTTCAAGAACTCATACCAAACTGCAACAAG GTGGACAAAGCTTCGATGCTAGATGAAGCAATCGAGTATCTAAAGTCACTTCAACTTCAAGTACAG TTCATGTCAATGGCGTCTGGTTACTACATGCCACCGGTTATGTTCCCACCGGGTATGGGGCATCATTACCAAGCAGCAGCAATGGCGATGGGCATGGGAATGCCTTATGCAATGGGCTTGCCTGATATGAGCCGTGGAGGTCCCTCTGTTAACAACGGACCACAGTTCCAGGTTCCCGGGATGCAACAACCAGTGGCCATGGCTATTCCACGTGTCTCTGCTGGTGGTTTCTTTGGTTCTTCAACGGCGGAGATGAATAAGAGTGATGATGGTTCGACTAGAGATTTATCTGGTGGTACTAAAGATCAAACGACGACAAAGGACAACAATAGCTTGAGACCGATTAAGAGAAAACAGGCGTCTTCTGATCAGTTTTGTGGATCGTTATGA
- the LOC103871725 gene encoding transcription factor PIF3 isoform X1 — MLRGSRFLSSPPASTSSVYRTPLFSQDQVSVCKGTTMPLFELFRLANANVEYAQDENTSPPVDEVVELVWENGQISTQSQSSRSRNIPPPQSIHQARAREIGTGPKATMVDEIPMSVPSLMTGLSQDDDLVPWLNPHHQSLDGYCSDLLHDVSPVTVNEQESDAFPRRNNGDESAPAASSSQFNGFDSHSLYGTGRAKDPVTQRQEPLVTSNKPGLLNFSHFLRTAALAKTNNVSKEKSPQSPPNVFQTRVLGAKDKVLNEPKDNNQKTCLVSEDSNRKEQESEKAVVCSSVGSGNSLDGPSESPLKRKRLDVQDIECHSEDVEGESGDGRKETAPSRTGIGSKRSRSAEVHNLSERRRRDRINEKMRALQELIPNCNKVDKASMLDEAIEYLKSLQLQVQFMSMASGYYMPPVMFPPGMGHHYQAAAMAMGMGMPYAMGLPDMSRGGPSVNNGPQFQVPGMQQPVAMAIPRVSAGGFFGSSTAEMNKSDDGSTRDLSGGTKDQTTTKDNNSLRPIKRKQASSDQFCGSL; from the exons ATGCTTCGAGGATCTCGTTTTCTCTCGTCGCCGCCAGCTTCGACTTCTTCAGTTTACCGTACCCCTCTGTTTTCACAG GATCAAGTCTCTGTCTGTAAGGGAACCACCATGCCTCTGTTTGAGCTTTTCCGGCTCGCCAACGCTAATGTTGAATATGCTCAAGACGAGAACACTTCTCC ACCCGTGGATGAAGTTGTTGAGCTGGTTTGGGAAAACGGTCAGATCTCAACTCAAAGCCAGTCGAGCAGATCAAGAAACATCCCACCACCACAATCTATTCATCAAGCAAGAGCTAGAGAGATCGGAACTGGCCCCAAGGCCACGATGGTGGACGAGATCCCAATGTCAGTACCCTCACTAATGACCGGTTTGAGCCAAGACGATGACTTGGTTCCGTGGCTGAATCCTCATCATCAATCCCTTGATGGATATTGCTCTGATCTCTTGCATGATGTTTCTCCCGTTACCGTCAACGAGCAAGAGAGCGATGCTTTCCCGAGAAGAAACAATGGCGATGAATCAGCTCCGGCTGCTTCTTCATCTCAGTTCAACGGTTTTGATTCACATTCTCTGTATGGAACCGGTAGAGCTAAAGATCCTGTTACTCAGAGACAGGAACCGTTAGTAACTAGTAACAAGCCTGGTTTGCTCAACTTTTCGCATTTCTTACGCACGGCAGCTTTGGCTAAGACTAATAATGTCTCTAAAGAGAAGAGTCCTCAAAGCCCGCCGAATGTGTTTCAGACCAGAGTTCTTGGAGCTAAAGACAAGGTTCTCAACGAGCCTAAGGATAATAACCAAAAGACTTGCTTAGTTTCAGAAGACTCAAATAGAAAAGAGCAAGAGAGTGAAAAGGCTGTTGTGTGTTCTTCTGTTGGGTCTGGTAATAGTCTCGATGGACCTTCTGAAAGTCCTTTAAAAAGAAAGCGTTTGGATGTTCAGGACATTGAGTGTCATAGTGAA GATGTTGAGGGAGAATCAGGAGATGGAAGAAAAGAAACAGCTCCATCTCGAACAGGCATTGGTTCAAAGAGAAGCCGCTCGGCTGAAGTGCATAATCTGTCTGAAAGG AGACGGCGTGATAGGATTAACGAGAAGATGCGTGCTCTTCAAGAACTCATACCAAACTGCAACAAG GTGGACAAAGCTTCGATGCTAGATGAAGCAATCGAGTATCTAAAGTCACTTCAACTTCAAGTACAG TTCATGTCAATGGCGTCTGGTTACTACATGCCACCGGTTATGTTCCCACCGGGTATGGGGCATCATTACCAAGCAGCAGCAATGGCGATGGGCATGGGAATGCCTTATGCAATGGGCTTGCCTGATATGAGCCGTGGAGGTCCCTCTGTTAACAACGGACCACAGTTCCAGGTTCCCGGGATGCAACAACCAGTGGCCATGGCTATTCCACGTGTCTCTGCTGGTGGTTTCTTTGGTTCTTCAACGGCGGAGATGAATAAGAGTGATGATGGTTCGACTAGAGATTTATCTGGTGGTACTAAAGATCAAACGACGACAAAGGACAACAATAGCTTGAGACCGATTAAGAGAAAACAGGCGTCTTCTGATCAGTTTTGTGGATCGTTATGA